One Chryseobacterium indoltheticum DNA segment encodes these proteins:
- a CDS encoding winged helix-turn-helix transcriptional regulator: protein MNFNTNSDNETVSCTENFLFLANNCYAEHALKMINGKWKISLIKIIANECPKRFGVLKRELDNLAQGTLTTILKELENDGLILRIAYAEIPPRVEYKLTEKGIAFLPIIKSMEDWWLAFPENN, encoded by the coding sequence ATGAATTTTAATACTAATTCTGATAATGAAACCGTTAGCTGTACAGAAAATTTCCTTTTTCTGGCAAATAATTGCTACGCAGAGCACGCTTTGAAGATGATCAATGGAAAATGGAAGATTTCTCTGATAAAAATTATCGCTAATGAATGCCCAAAAAGATTCGGAGTTCTGAAGCGGGAATTAGATAATTTAGCACAGGGAACATTAACCACGATTTTAAAAGAATTGGAAAATGACGGTCTTATTTTGAGAATTGCTTATGCTGAAATTCCTCCGAGAGTAGAATATAAATTAACAGAAAAAGGGATTGCCTTTTTGCCTATTATAAAATCAATGGAAGACTGGTGGTTAGCTTTTCCTGAAAACAATTAA
- a CDS encoding winged helix-turn-helix domain-containing protein, with translation MHLSQNLLSGKHKYLLGVLLLLFVVLLSAAFSTDDKEDFNFAKREVLLRKIGHELLLRSGDSTSRVLPVKKIADHEYQISFENELTFQPDSLVNLTRRVLAKDPLANDYIVNVLNCGSSRVAYGFSISKSKKDDIVACIGRRQPKSCYMINIKFRPTGISITKSGYLLGGLSFLALIGFIFFRSKSVKSPKVMIENQQAHLFTLGSVQFDAKNRKLIINDKTIELTATESRVLLIFASSPNEIVERSRLQKEIWEDDGVIVGRSLDMFISKLRKKLEIDPNIKIVVIRGKGYRLEISA, from the coding sequence ATGCATCTTAGTCAAAATCTGCTCTCAGGAAAACACAAATACCTTCTCGGAGTACTATTGCTCTTATTTGTGGTACTACTAAGTGCAGCCTTCAGCACGGACGATAAAGAGGACTTTAATTTTGCTAAAAGGGAGGTGCTGCTTCGTAAAATTGGTCATGAACTGCTTTTACGGTCGGGCGACAGTACATCAAGAGTGCTTCCGGTAAAAAAGATTGCAGATCATGAATACCAGATCAGTTTTGAGAATGAACTGACGTTTCAACCCGACTCTCTGGTGAATCTTACAAGGCGTGTATTAGCCAAAGATCCACTTGCCAATGATTATATTGTGAATGTACTGAATTGTGGCAGCTCTCGTGTAGCTTACGGATTTTCGATATCTAAAAGCAAAAAAGATGATATTGTAGCGTGTATCGGCAGGAGGCAACCAAAATCATGTTACATGATCAACATCAAATTCAGACCAACAGGAATAAGCATAACAAAAAGTGGATATCTTCTGGGCGGTCTCTCATTTTTAGCATTGATCGGTTTTATTTTTTTTAGGTCTAAATCTGTAAAATCACCAAAAGTTATGATCGAAAATCAACAAGCTCATCTGTTCACTTTGGGCTCTGTGCAATTTGATGCTAAAAACAGAAAGCTCATCATCAATGATAAAACAATAGAGCTTACGGCAACCGAAAGTCGTGTATTGCTTATTTTTGCATCGTCTCCTAACGAAATCGTTGAAAGAAGCCGCCTGCAAAAGGAAATCTGGGAAGATGACGGGGTCATTGTTGGGCGAAGTCTTGATATGTTTATCTCAAAACTCAGAAAAAAACTGGAAATAGATCCTAATATCAAAATTGTGGTGATTCGTGGAAAAGGGTATAGACTTGAAATTAGTGCTTAA
- a CDS encoding GLPGLI family protein: MRKLNIILIFILTASLFFAQNQRFTYEYSYKMDSLNKENVEKEMMNLDITKEGSNFYSALLLTKDSLFTAEVEKGKASQSVVIDMRKIKQAKVNFRVSKAYPGLETVYHSSINATNIAVKEQNKINWAIFPDTKSIEGFKVQKATTTFGGRNWIAWFTNDIQIQDGPYKFCGLPGLILNIEDEKGDHIFNLKGSQKLNYKPLLLNSKMKDVFLTNEKFNKLWNEYKKDPAKNIKLIHSSSEMSDTLFFDSNTGSPLTKQDLIKGKEQRARENFKKYNNYIEIELYK; this comes from the coding sequence ATGAGAAAACTCAACATCATTTTAATTTTCATTCTCACAGCATCTTTATTCTTTGCTCAAAATCAAAGATTCACGTATGAATATTCTTATAAAATGGATTCTTTAAATAAGGAAAACGTTGAAAAGGAAATGATGAATCTAGATATTACAAAAGAAGGTTCCAACTTTTATAGCGCCTTGCTATTAACCAAAGATTCTCTTTTTACTGCAGAAGTTGAGAAAGGAAAAGCTTCGCAATCTGTAGTCATTGATATGAGAAAAATTAAACAGGCAAAAGTTAATTTTCGTGTTTCTAAAGCTTATCCTGGTTTAGAAACTGTTTATCACAGTTCTATAAACGCCACCAACATTGCTGTAAAAGAACAGAATAAAATAAACTGGGCTATCTTCCCCGATACAAAAAGTATTGAAGGCTTTAAAGTTCAAAAAGCAACTACTACTTTTGGCGGAAGAAATTGGATAGCCTGGTTCACCAATGATATCCAGATACAAGACGGGCCTTATAAATTTTGTGGTTTGCCGGGATTAATTTTAAATATTGAAGATGAAAAAGGGGATCACATATTCAACTTAAAGGGAAGTCAGAAACTCAATTACAAACCCTTACTGCTCAATTCAAAAATGAAAGATGTTTTTCTGACGAACGAAAAATTCAATAAACTCTGGAACGAGTACAAAAAAGATCCTGCAAAGAATATAAAACTCATTCATAGCTCTTCAGAAATGTCGGATACGCTATTTTTTGATTCAAATACGGGTAGTCCACTTACAAAACAAGATTTAATAAAAGGAAAGGAACAGCGAGCAAGAGAAAATTTTAAAAAGTATAATAATTACATAGAAATAGAACTTTATAAATGA
- a CDS encoding GLPGLI family protein, giving the protein MNFIKKNILSLIFLFFISISYSQNYAGDSLRGNFTYLLQSKPNKLDQDFVYKELFSLQISDQHAFFISEKLLEYDSVFAKEFNTSITKSGGDNIIDFRGKSFPKIQSDFVIIQTNDIIKYYSYVGISVLHYNTPVIKNWKLVNETQIINTLKCKKAEVNFKGRDWVAWYATEIPFPYGPFKFSGLPGLIVKISDNTGDYSFELIKSTSNFVMKGKIIKINKSRYVNSTLVTKQELKKANEVFRENLINSSESMGVVLTPEQKENLHQRKKQSEIEKKKYNPLELED; this is encoded by the coding sequence ATGAACTTTATAAAAAAAAATATTTTAAGCCTTATTTTCCTCTTTTTTATTAGTATTTCTTATTCTCAAAATTACGCAGGTGATTCTTTAAGAGGAAACTTCACCTATTTATTACAGTCTAAACCAAATAAATTAGACCAAGACTTTGTATATAAGGAATTGTTTTCTTTGCAAATAAGCGATCAGCACGCTTTTTTTATTAGTGAAAAATTGTTGGAATATGACTCTGTTTTTGCGAAAGAATTCAATACATCCATTACTAAAAGTGGTGGTGATAATATTATCGATTTTCGCGGTAAGTCGTTTCCCAAAATCCAATCCGATTTTGTTATTATACAAACGAATGACATTATAAAATATTACAGCTATGTAGGAATATCAGTATTACACTACAATACTCCCGTTATTAAGAATTGGAAATTAGTCAACGAAACACAAATAATTAATACTTTGAAATGTAAGAAGGCAGAAGTAAATTTTAAGGGGAGAGATTGGGTTGCTTGGTATGCAACTGAAATCCCATTTCCATATGGTCCTTTCAAATTTAGTGGATTGCCTGGATTAATTGTTAAAATATCTGATAATACAGGAGATTATAGTTTTGAATTAATAAAATCAACTTCAAACTTTGTGATGAAAGGTAAAATAATAAAAATTAATAAAAGTAGATATGTAAATTCGACATTGGTAACCAAGCAAGAGTTAAAAAAAGCAAATGAAGTTTTTAGAGAGAATTTGATAAATTCATCCGAAAGTATGGGTGTAGTACTTACTCCTGAACAAAAAGAAAATCTACATCAGAGGAAAAAGCAAAGTGAGATAGAGAAAAAAAAATACAATCCTCTTGAATTGGAAGATTAA
- a CDS encoding M1 family metallopeptidase, whose translation MKFKVAALSVLFYIGAFAQNIQNNPGSNHGNRFEQLGTILPTPNVYRTASGAPGQAYWQNRADYDITAYLDEDKRNLKGSETVTYHNNSPDDLDYIWLQLDENQQSTVKKADYQFSATLPKSLNDQQLKTTDIPTKDNGYGVNLEKVTDASGNPLKYTVNKTMMRIDLPKVLKKGEKFIFKVDWNYNIPNRIQMGGRGGYENFAEDGNDLYTITQWFPRMCVYSDFQGWQNHQFTGRGEFALVFGNYKVSMNVPADHIIGGTGECKNYDQVLTSEQLSRYKKSQNSTEPVEIVTLDEAKKAEKNHSKQRKTWVFEAKDVRDFAWTSSRKFVWDAMGVTIPENNNKVMAMSFYPKEAYGLYRKYSTKAIAHTIKTYSEFTIPYPYPVAQSVEASNGMEYPMICFNFGRTEKDGTYSEGTKNGMIGVIIHEVGHNFFPMIINSDERQWSWMDEGLNTFTEYLTEEKWDNKFPSKRGPAWTIVDYMKLPKDQLEPIMSNSENIIQFGPNAYSKPATGLNILRETIMGRELFDKAFKTYSKRWAFKHPEPADFFRTMEDASGEDLDWFWRGWFYGTDPVDIAIDKVTIANPDFNTVKEANETKYNVEKPLQNEFEDISKIRNKEDKTIAFEVEKDQDLQDFYYRYDRGQEKVDTKKEYSFKTEGSVALEKKDQDKLKNITAYQIDFVNKGGLVMPVILEFTFEDGSKLKDKSSAQIWRHNEKKISKTFYFDKKLKSIQLDPMRETADIDTSNNFWSNDGSSSETSKFQVFKEKQNGTVRGGANGKVNPMQAAGNKK comes from the coding sequence ATGAAATTTAAAGTTGCTGCACTTTCAGTTCTATTTTATATCGGTGCTTTTGCTCAAAATATTCAAAACAATCCGGGTAGCAACCACGGAAACAGATTTGAGCAACTGGGAACCATTCTTCCCACACCTAATGTTTACAGAACAGCTTCCGGAGCTCCGGGACAGGCATATTGGCAAAACAGGGCAGATTACGACATCACCGCATATTTAGATGAAGATAAAAGAAATCTTAAAGGCTCTGAAACGGTTACCTATCACAATAATTCACCCGATGATTTAGATTACATTTGGTTACAGTTGGATGAGAACCAACAATCGACAGTCAAAAAAGCAGATTACCAATTTTCTGCTACTCTTCCGAAATCTTTAAATGATCAGCAGTTAAAGACTACAGATATCCCTACAAAAGATAATGGATACGGCGTTAATTTGGAAAAAGTAACCGATGCTTCAGGAAATCCTTTGAAATATACTGTCAACAAAACCATGATGCGTATTGATTTGCCTAAAGTTCTTAAAAAAGGTGAAAAATTTATCTTTAAGGTTGATTGGAATTACAATATTCCGAATCGTATACAAATGGGCGGTCGTGGCGGTTATGAAAATTTCGCAGAAGATGGAAACGATCTTTATACGATTACGCAATGGTTCCCAAGAATGTGCGTGTACAGCGATTTTCAGGGATGGCAAAATCATCAGTTTACAGGAAGAGGCGAATTTGCTTTAGTTTTTGGAAATTATAAAGTTTCGATGAATGTTCCTGCTGATCACATTATTGGCGGAACCGGTGAATGTAAAAATTACGATCAGGTTTTAACTTCTGAACAATTATCAAGATATAAAAAATCTCAGAATTCTACTGAACCTGTAGAAATTGTTACTTTGGATGAAGCTAAAAAAGCAGAAAAAAATCATTCAAAACAAAGAAAAACTTGGGTTTTTGAAGCGAAAGACGTGAGAGATTTTGCATGGACTTCTTCAAGAAAATTTGTTTGGGATGCAATGGGTGTTACGATTCCCGAAAACAATAATAAAGTAATGGCAATGAGTTTCTATCCAAAAGAAGCTTATGGTTTATACAGAAAATATTCTACAAAAGCTATCGCGCATACAATTAAAACATATTCAGAATTCACAATTCCATATCCTTATCCGGTTGCACAATCTGTGGAAGCTTCCAACGGAATGGAATATCCGATGATCTGTTTCAATTTTGGAAGAACAGAAAAAGACGGAACTTATTCTGAAGGTACCAAAAACGGAATGATCGGTGTGATTATTCATGAAGTTGGGCACAACTTTTTCCCAATGATCATCAATTCAGACGAAAGACAATGGAGCTGGATGGATGAAGGTTTAAATACGTTCACCGAATATTTAACGGAAGAAAAATGGGATAATAAATTCCCTTCAAAACGTGGCCCGGCCTGGACGATTGTTGATTATATGAAACTTCCGAAAGATCAGCTGGAACCCATCATGAGTAATTCTGAAAACATTATTCAGTTTGGTCCGAATGCTTATTCAAAACCTGCAACAGGATTGAATATTCTTCGTGAAACGATTATGGGAAGAGAACTTTTCGACAAAGCATTTAAAACATATTCTAAAAGATGGGCTTTTAAACATCCTGAGCCTGCAGATTTTTTCAGAACGATGGAGGATGCAAGCGGTGAAGATCTAGACTGGTTCTGGAGAGGATGGTTTTACGGAACAGATCCGGTAGATATTGCCATCGATAAAGTGACCATTGCAAATCCTGATTTCAATACTGTAAAAGAAGCTAACGAAACGAAATATAATGTTGAAAAACCTTTGCAGAATGAGTTTGAGGATATTTCAAAAATCAGAAATAAAGAAGATAAAACAATTGCATTTGAAGTAGAAAAAGATCAAGATCTGCAAGATTTCTATTACCGTTATGACCGCGGTCAGGAAAAAGTAGATACCAAAAAAGAGTACAGCTTCAAAACTGAAGGTAGTGTAGCTTTAGAAAAAAAAGACCAGGATAAATTAAAAAATATCACAGCCTATCAAATTGATTTTGTAAACAAAGGAGGTTTGGTAATGCCTGTTATTTTGGAATTTACCTTTGAAGACGGTTCAAAATTAAAAGATAAATCGTCAGCTCAAATCTGGAGACATAACGAGAAAAAAATTTCGAAGACGTTTTATTTTGACAAAAAATTAAAATCAATTCAGCTTGATCCGATGAGAGAAACGGCAGATATTGATACTTCAAACAATTTCTGGAGCAATGACGGCAGCTCTTCTGAGACTTCAAAATTCCAGGTTTTCAAAGAAAAGCAAAACGGAACAGTAAGAGGTGGCGCCAATGGAAAGGTTAATCCGATGCAGGCTGCAGGAAATAAAAAGTAA
- a CDS encoding DUF1801 domain-containing protein, which translates to MAKTTHTGVNVADFINSYVDNEQKKTDSFRLIELMQKWTDSEPKMWGSSIIGFGNYHYKYASGHEGDAPVIGFSPRKAAFSLYVYSDTEKSKVLLPNLGKFKMSKACIYVKKLSDIDIAILQELCMESIKYNSEHHECSCRAK; encoded by the coding sequence ATGGCAAAAACAACTCACACCGGAGTAAACGTAGCAGATTTTATAAACTCGTATGTTGACAATGAGCAGAAAAAAACCGATAGCTTTCGCCTGATAGAACTGATGCAAAAATGGACTGATTCCGAACCCAAAATGTGGGGGTCTTCCATTATCGGATTTGGAAATTATCACTATAAATATGCAAGCGGACACGAAGGCGATGCACCTGTTATTGGGTTTTCACCAAGAAAAGCGGCGTTTTCACTGTACGTTTATTCTGACACAGAAAAAAGCAAAGTACTGCTACCCAATCTCGGTAAATTTAAAATGAGTAAAGCCTGCATTTACGTAAAAAAACTTTCCGACATTGATATTGCCATTTTGCAGGAACTCTGTATGGAATCTATCAAGTACAACAGCGAACATCATGAATGTTCTTGCAGAGCAAAATGA
- a CDS encoding four helix bundle protein — MTSQIRRSFASIGYNISEGIGRNSDKEFANFINIALGSSNEAENQLILAKDLEYINESDYRDLFEELTILKKKLVSLWNKLRQN; from the coding sequence TTGACCTCTCAGATCAGAAGATCATTTGCTTCAATAGGATATAATATTTCGGAAGGAATTGGTAGAAATTCAGATAAAGAATTTGCTAATTTTATCAATATTGCTTTAGGATCATCTAATGAAGCTGAAAACCAATTAATTCTAGCTAAAGATTTAGAATATATCAACGAAAGTGATTATCGAGATCTTTTTGAAGAGTTAACAATATTAAAAAAGAAGCTTGTTTCCTTATGGAATAAGCTAAGACAAAATTAA
- a CDS encoding DUF2200 domain-containing protein has product MKITPEHNERIAKMTFSSVYPHYITKVESKGRTIEELHQVIEWLTGFDAQKLQELIDEKVTFEIFFKRAKLNPNANLIKGVICGYRIEEIENPLTKQTRYLDKLVDELAKGRKMEKILRQ; this is encoded by the coding sequence ATGAAAATCACTCCCGAACATAATGAACGAATTGCAAAGATGACATTTTCATCAGTATATCCGCATTACATCACAAAGGTAGAAAGCAAAGGCAGAACAATTGAAGAATTACATCAAGTGATAGAATGGTTAACAGGTTTTGATGCTCAGAAACTACAGGAACTCATTGATGAGAAAGTAACATTTGAAATATTTTTTAAGAGAGCAAAACTAAATCCCAACGCAAATCTTATAAAAGGAGTGATCTGTGGATATAGAATTGAAGAAATTGAAAATCCTCTTACAAAACAAACAAGATATCTTGATAAGCTGGTTGATGAATTGGCAAAAGGAAGAAAGATGGAAAAGATCTTAAGACAATAA
- a CDS encoding co-chaperone GroES, producing the protein MSVNFKPLADRVLIEPIAAETKTASGIIIPDTAKEKPQEGTVVAVGPGKKDEPTTVQVGDKVLYGKYSGSELKLDGKDFLIVKEADLLGVIG; encoded by the coding sequence ATGTCAGTAAACTTTAAACCCTTAGCAGACAGAGTTTTGATCGAGCCGATCGCTGCAGAAACTAAAACAGCTTCAGGTATTATTATCCCAGACACTGCGAAAGAAAAACCTCAAGAAGGTACAGTAGTAGCAGTAGGTCCTGGTAAAAAAGATGAGCCTACAACTGTACAGGTAGGTGACAAAGTTCTTTATGGAAAATATTCAGGTTCTGAATTAAAATTAGACGGAAAAGATTTCTTAATCGTAAAAGAGGCAGATTTACTTGGTGTAATCGGGTAA
- a CDS encoding tyrosine-type recombinase/integrase encodes MNKNYVEDFATMLRLQRYAESSIKTYTSHLSYFLKLSAKYDPEDITQKQLEDFVIWLVEKKKVGMSYQKAMIATIGKFYKETFQRPVNLKHLYPQRNVVNKLPKFLTKMEVKKILNSISNIKHKAILTTIYSCGLRLGELLELKKSDIKTEQNIVLIRQVKGKKDRVVTLSPKLIELLREYYKIYNPKKYLFEGSENEKYSQRSVQQIMKSSLKKSGVASPASVHTLRHSYATHLLENGVDIKIIKELLGHNSIKTTEIYIHIMDVIKSRVRSPLDIL; translated from the coding sequence ATGAATAAAAATTATGTAGAAGATTTCGCTACAATGTTGCGCCTTCAGCGATATGCAGAAAGCAGTATCAAAACTTATACTTCCCATTTATCTTATTTTTTGAAACTTTCTGCAAAATATGACCCCGAAGATATTACACAAAAACAATTGGAAGACTTTGTCATCTGGCTTGTTGAAAAGAAGAAAGTAGGAATGTCTTATCAAAAAGCAATGATTGCTACTATTGGGAAATTCTATAAGGAAACTTTTCAAAGGCCAGTTAATTTAAAACATCTTTATCCTCAAAGAAATGTTGTAAATAAATTACCAAAGTTTTTAACTAAGATGGAAGTGAAAAAGATTTTAAATTCTATTTCCAACATAAAGCATAAAGCTATTCTTACAACGATTTATTCGTGTGGTCTCAGATTAGGCGAATTATTAGAACTAAAAAAGTCAGATATAAAGACAGAACAAAATATTGTGCTCATCAGACAAGTAAAAGGAAAAAAAGATAGAGTAGTAACGCTCTCTCCCAAACTTATTGAGTTGTTGAGAGAATATTATAAAATCTATAATCCTAAAAAATATCTATTTGAAGGTTCCGAAAATGAAAAGTATTCTCAACGCAGTGTACAGCAAATAATGAAATCTTCTTTGAAAAAATCAGGTGTAGCATCTCCTGCATCTGTTCATACTCTAAGACATTCCTACGCGACTCATCTCTTGGAAAATGGTGTAGATATCAAAATTATCAAAGAACTTTTAGGCCATAATAGTATAAAGACTACAGAAATCTACATTCACATCATGGATGTGATAAAATCTCGAGTACGAAGTCCACTGGATATTTTATAA
- a CDS encoding Kelch repeat-containing protein, with the protein MKTKLLLLSLFGLCLASAQTLNFKHLSDMSMRRGGVTSTIAGDNIYVSNGYKDSDGNATIIEKYNIKDNRWSIINSSLVPKRFANSETYDNKIYIFNGWGNSNLEIIDLETHKKTKGAINHAYTGNAGSAIHNGKIYTFGGSGLNNAATTVFSNRFQYYDIASNTWHPLPDMPTAREARGKIVNDKLYVIGGFNGTSSRLVNVYDLNKNLWTEQYTMPAAISGHSLAVSGNKIFIAGGYNNQNFLAYFDTETNKLHKLSSNMIPRRHAAAEIYNNKLYIMGGSTASSTKTSIKSIQVADISEEALSAK; encoded by the coding sequence TTGAAAACAAAATTATTACTCCTTTCACTTTTCGGTTTATGTTTAGCCAGTGCACAAACATTAAATTTTAAACATCTTTCGGATATGTCTATGCGCAGAGGAGGGGTAACCAGTACCATTGCAGGCGACAATATCTATGTGAGCAATGGGTATAAAGATTCGGATGGCAATGCTACTATCATTGAGAAATACAACATTAAAGATAACCGCTGGAGTATCATCAACTCTAGTCTGGTTCCTAAAAGATTTGCCAATTCGGAGACTTACGATAATAAAATTTATATTTTTAACGGATGGGGAAACAGTAATCTTGAAATTATAGACCTTGAAACGCATAAAAAAACGAAGGGAGCTATTAATCATGCCTATACAGGAAATGCAGGTTCTGCCATTCATAATGGAAAAATATATACGTTCGGCGGAAGTGGGCTAAACAATGCTGCAACCACTGTATTTTCTAATCGATTCCAATACTATGATATTGCTTCCAATACCTGGCATCCGTTACCAGATATGCCCACCGCCAGAGAAGCCAGGGGCAAAATAGTGAATGACAAGCTCTATGTAATCGGTGGTTTTAACGGTACGTCATCCCGCCTGGTCAATGTGTATGATCTCAACAAAAATCTTTGGACCGAACAATATACGATGCCTGCTGCGATATCGGGACATTCACTAGCGGTATCCGGTAATAAGATTTTTATTGCAGGCGGTTATAATAATCAAAATTTTCTGGCCTATTTTGATACAGAAACCAATAAGTTACATAAATTATCATCCAATATGATTCCCAGACGACATGCTGCTGCAGAAATATATAACAATAAATTATACATCATGGGCGGAAGTACAGCATCCTCAACCAAAACATCTATTAAAAGCATTCAGGTTGCAGATATTAGCGAAGAAGCACTTTCCGCTAAATAA
- the groL gene encoding chaperonin GroEL (60 kDa chaperone family; promotes refolding of misfolded polypeptides especially under stressful conditions; forms two stacked rings of heptamers to form a barrel-shaped 14mer; ends can be capped by GroES; misfolded proteins enter the barrel where they are refolded when GroES binds) — protein MAKEIKFDIESRDALKRGVDALANAVKVTLGPKGRNVVIEKSFGAPHVTKDGVSVAKEIELEDRVENMGAQMVKEVASKTNDIAGDGTTTATVLAQAIVREGLKNVAAGANPMDLKRGIDKAVTAVVANLKEQSKEVGDSTEMVKQVASVSANNDETIGSLIAEAFGKVGKEGVITVEEAKGIDTTVDVVEGMQFDRGYQSPYFVTNPEKMLTELENPYILLVEKKISSMKELLPVLEPIAQSGKSLLIISEEVEGEALATLVVNKLRGSLKIAAVKAPGFGDRRKAMLEDIAILTGGQVISEEQGFTMENISLDMLGTAEKVSIDKDNTTVVNGGGEESKIKGRVNQIKAQMETTTSDYDKEKLQERLAKLAGGVAVLYVGAASEVEMKEKKDRVDDALNATRAAVEEGIVAGGGVALVRAIDALQNLEGINADETTGIKIVKRAIEEPLRQIVANAGGEGSVIVAKVAEGSGDFGYNAKTDEYVNMLEAGIIDPTKVTRVALENAASVSGMLLTTECVITEIKSAEPAMPMGGGMPGMM, from the coding sequence ATGGCAAAAGAAATAAAATTCGATATCGAGTCAAGAGACGCTTTAAAAAGAGGTGTTGATGCATTGGCTAATGCAGTAAAAGTAACTTTAGGACCAAAAGGTAGAAACGTTGTCATCGAAAAATCTTTCGGTGCACCTCACGTTACTAAAGATGGTGTTTCTGTAGCAAAAGAAATCGAACTTGAAGACAGAGTAGAAAACATGGGAGCGCAAATGGTAAAAGAAGTTGCTTCTAAAACCAATGATATCGCAGGAGATGGTACTACTACCGCTACTGTTTTGGCACAGGCTATCGTAAGAGAAGGTCTTAAGAATGTAGCTGCAGGTGCAAACCCAATGGACTTGAAAAGAGGAATCGACAAAGCAGTAACTGCTGTTGTTGCTAACCTTAAAGAACAGTCTAAAGAAGTTGGTGATTCTACAGAAATGGTGAAGCAAGTAGCTTCAGTTTCTGCAAACAACGACGAAACAATCGGATCTTTGATCGCTGAAGCTTTCGGAAAAGTGGGTAAAGAAGGAGTTATTACTGTAGAAGAAGCTAAAGGTATCGATACAACTGTAGATGTTGTAGAAGGTATGCAGTTCGACAGAGGATATCAGTCGCCTTACTTCGTGACGAATCCTGAGAAAATGTTAACTGAGCTTGAAAACCCATATATTCTTTTAGTTGAGAAAAAAATCTCTTCAATGAAAGAATTGCTTCCTGTTCTTGAGCCTATCGCACAAAGCGGAAAATCTTTATTGATTATTTCTGAAGAAGTTGAAGGTGAAGCTTTGGCAACTTTAGTGGTAAACAAATTAAGAGGTTCTCTAAAAATTGCTGCTGTAAAAGCTCCAGGATTTGGTGACAGAAGAAAAGCAATGTTGGAAGATATCGCTATCTTAACTGGCGGACAGGTAATTTCTGAAGAGCAAGGTTTCACAATGGAAAATATCTCTCTGGATATGCTGGGAACTGCTGAGAAAGTATCGATCGACAAAGACAACACAACTGTTGTAAACGGTGGTGGTGAAGAAAGCAAGATCAAAGGCAGAGTAAACCAGATCAAAGCTCAGATGGAAACTACGACTTCTGACTACGACAAAGAAAAACTACAGGAGAGATTGGCTAAATTAGCTGGTGGTGTTGCCGTACTTTATGTAGGTGCAGCTTCTGAAGTTGAAATGAAAGAGAAAAAAGACAGAGTTGACGATGCATTAAACGCTACGAGAGCAGCTGTTGAAGAAGGTATTGTTGCTGGTGGTGGTGTTGCTTTGGTAAGAGCTATTGATGCTTTGCAAAACCTTGAAGGAATCAATGCTGACGAAACTACTGGTATTAAAATCGTAAAAAGAGCAATCGAAGAGCCATTAAGACAAATCGTTGCCAACGCAGGAGGTGAAGGTTCTGTAATCGTTGCTAAAGTTGCTGAAGGCAGCGGAGATTTCGGATACAATGCTAAAACTGACGAGTATGTAAATATGCTTGAAGCAGGTATCATCGATCCCACGAAAGTAACAAGAGTTGCCCTTGAAAACGCAGCTTCAGTTTCTGGAATGCTATTAACAACAGAGTGTGTAATCACTGAAATTAAGAGCGCAGAACCTGCTATGCCAATGGGAGGTGGAATGCCAGGAATGATGTAA